In a genomic window of Callithrix jacchus isolate 240 chromosome 22, calJac240_pri, whole genome shotgun sequence:
- the KCNA7 gene encoding potassium voltage-gated channel subfamily A member 7, translating to MEPRCPPPCGCCERLVLNVAGLRFETRARTLGRFPDTLLGDPARRGRFYDDARREYFFDRHRPSFDAVLYYYQSGGRLRRPAHVPLDVFLEEVAFYGLGAAALARLREDEGCPVPPERPLPRRAFARQLWLLFEFPESSQAARVLAVVSVLVILVSIVVFCLETLPDFRDDRDGPGLAAVAAAGPFPARLNGSSLVPGNAPRLPFNDPFFVVETLCICWFSFELLVRLLACPSKAIFFKNVMNLIDFVAILPYFVALGTELARQRGVGQPAMSLAILRVIRLVRVFRIFKLSRHSKGLQILGQTLRASMRELGLLIFFLFIGVVLFSSAVYFAEVDRVDSHFTSIPESFWWAVVTMTTVGYGDMAPVTVGGKIVGSLCAIAGVLTISLPVPVIVSNFSYFYHRETEGEEAGMYSHVDTQPCGPLEGKANGGLVDSEVPELPPPLWAPPGKHLVTEV from the exons ATGGAGCCGCGGTGCCCGCCGCCGTGCGGCTGCTGCGAGCGGCTGGTGCTCAACGTGGCGGGGCTGCGCTTCGAGACCCGGGCGCGCACGCTGGGCCGCTTCCCGGACACGCTGCTCGGGGACCCCGCGCGCCGCGGCCGCTTCTACGACGACGCGCGCCGAGAGTACTTCTTCGACCGGCACCGGCCCAGCTTCGACGCGGTGCTCTACTACTACCAGTCCGGCGGGCGGCTGCGGCGGCCGGCGCACGTGCCGCTGGAcgtcttcctggaggaggtggccttCTACGGGCTGGGCGCGGCGGCCCTGGCGCGCCTGCGCGAGGACGAGGGCTGCCCGGTGCCCCCCGAGCGCCCCCTGCCCCGCCGCGCCTTCGCGCGCCAGCTCTGGCTGCTCTTCGAGTTCCCCGAGAGCTCGCAGGCCGCGCGCGTGCTCGCCGTGGTCTCCGTGCTGGTCATCCTCGTCTCCATCGTCGTCTTCTGCCTCGAGACGCTGCCTGACTTCCGCGACGACCGCGATGGCCCGGGGCTCGCCGCGGTGGCCGCCGCCGGCCCG TTTCCCGCTCGGCTGAATGgctccagcctagtgcctggaAATGCGCCCCGCCTGCCCTTCAACGACCCGTTCTTCGTGGTGGAGACGCTGTGCATTTGCTGGTTCTCCTTCGAGCTGCTGGTGCGCCTCCTGGCTTGTCCAAGCAAGGCGATCTTCTTCAAGAACGTGATGAACCTCATCGATTTCGTGGCTATCCTTCCCTACTTCGTGGCGCTGGGCACCGAGCTGGCCCGGCAGCGAGGGGTGGGCCAGCCGGCCATGTCACTGGCCATTCTGAGAGTCATCCGACTGGTGCGTGTCTTCCGCATCTTCAAGCTTTCCCGGCACTCCAAGGGCCTGCAGATCTTGGGCCAGACGCTTCGGGCCTCCATGCGTGAGCTGGGCCTCCTCATCTTTTTCCTCTTCATCGGTGTGGTCCTCTTTTCCAGCGCGGTCTACTTTGCCGAAGTCGACCGGGTGGACTCCCATTTCACTAGCATCCCGGAGTCCTTCTGGTGGGCAGTGGTCACCATGACTACAGTCGGCTATGGAGACATGGCACCCGTCACTGTGGGTGGCAAGATCGTGGGCTCTCTGTGTGCCATTGCCGGCGTGCTGACCATTTCCCTGCCCGTGCCCGTCATTGTCTCCAATTTCAGCTACTTTTATCACCGGGAGACAGAGGGCGAAGAGGCAGGGATGTACAGCCATGTGGACACGCAGCCTTGTGGCCCATTGGAGGGCAAGGCCAATGGGGGGCTGGTGGATTCGGAAGTGCCTGAGCTACCACCTCCACTCTGGGCGCCCCCAGGGAAACACCTGGTCACCGAAGTGTGA